In Chitinophaga nivalis, a single genomic region encodes these proteins:
- a CDS encoding efflux RND transporter periplasmic adaptor subunit: MINKYFFIVPVIAVAMASCGGGGDKSAKLQQLKKEKENIDKQITQLEKELGKNDSIVKMKDVTAATISDTLFEHYIDVQGSVDARENVNVSPRTAGTIIGIFVKEGQAVSKGQTLAQVDDQVQKATMAELRTQLELAVALYEKQKNLWSQKIGSEVQYLNAKNQKEGLERKMATLQDQMALSRIVSPISGTVDAVIAKIGDNAAPGVAAFRVVNANNLKITANVAEGYAGLIRTGDAVILAFPDINREIRGNISFASRTIDPLSRTIKIEVPLQPDNSLRPNMIARIKIIDYKASNAVVIPVSVIQYTAGKPYVIVAKDVNGKLTAQRKTIELGRTYNDKAEIKSGLQQGDRIITTGFQGLNDNDLIKL; encoded by the coding sequence ATGATCAATAAATATTTTTTCATCGTCCCTGTTATCGCTGTTGCTATGGCCTCCTGCGGTGGAGGTGGTGATAAATCCGCTAAACTGCAGCAACTCAAAAAGGAAAAGGAAAACATCGATAAACAGATTACGCAGCTGGAAAAAGAACTGGGGAAAAATGATTCCATTGTGAAGATGAAAGATGTGACCGCCGCAACGATCAGCGATACTTTATTCGAACACTATATAGATGTACAAGGAAGTGTAGACGCCCGCGAAAATGTAAATGTATCTCCCCGCACAGCTGGTACCATAATCGGCATCTTTGTAAAGGAAGGACAAGCCGTTTCCAAAGGTCAGACACTGGCACAGGTAGATGATCAGGTGCAGAAAGCTACTATGGCTGAACTGCGTACACAACTGGAACTGGCGGTGGCGCTGTATGAAAAACAGAAAAATCTGTGGTCACAGAAAATAGGCTCTGAAGTACAATACCTCAACGCCAAAAACCAGAAAGAAGGATTGGAAAGAAAGATGGCAACGCTGCAGGACCAGATGGCCCTCAGCCGCATTGTTTCTCCTATCAGTGGTACCGTGGATGCGGTGATTGCCAAAATAGGCGATAACGCTGCTCCTGGTGTAGCTGCTTTCCGGGTGGTAAATGCCAATAACCTGAAAATTACCGCTAACGTGGCAGAAGGATATGCTGGTCTGATAAGAACCGGCGACGCCGTGATCCTCGCTTTCCCTGATATTAACCGGGAAATAAGAGGTAACATCAGCTTTGCTTCCAGAACCATTGATCCGTTGAGTCGCACGATCAAAATTGAAGTGCCGCTGCAACCGGACAATAGCCTGCGGCCAAACATGATCGCACGCATTAAAATTATCGACTACAAAGCCAGTAATGCGGTGGTGATACCAGTAAGCGTTATTCAGTATACTGCCGGTAAACCTTATGTGATTGTGGCGAAAGATGTCAATGGTAAACTGACCGCACAGCGTAAAACCATAGAACTGGGACGCACCTATAACGACAAAGCAGAAATTAAAAGTGGTTTGCAGCAGGGAGATCGCATCATTACCACCGGTTTCCAGGGTCTGAATGATAACGATTTGATCAAATTGTAA
- a CDS encoding TolC family protein gives MMHLSQRLTSIFLVVWLLAMVSAVRAQEQPTLQDPVRLSVQEAVDYALANQNSIKTAKLDELIQLAKNKEVSGMALPNIAGNGSFQYNPVLQKQMSNLKNFGLPMDSFVVTTFQLKHNVTGEVRLTQTLFDPSVLVALQARKTLEELVHRNVKKSEVDVKVQVYKAYYNVLSAEKALKILSGNLVSVEHLLQETREINKNGLVEKLDVDRLVVQYTNLQTEQTKLRNLVELGTAALKYQMGMPLKQTITLTDTLSTARIVENTLDTDKFDYSQRIEYQLAETQKKANEYDLKRYKMKGLPSLSLFAATGALRASDKFDYLQTQMWYGYLNTGLSLSVPIFTGLQRKRQVDQAFLAVKKSELAIESAKQGIDLEREQSASTFRNNVLSLEAQEKNMELAQDVFNTTRIKYREGVGSSLEISTAENDLLTAQNNYFNALFNAIVAKVDLLRAYGRL, from the coding sequence ATGATGCATTTATCCCAAAGGCTCACCAGTATATTTTTAGTGGTGTGGCTGCTGGCTATGGTGTCTGCTGTCCGCGCGCAGGAGCAACCCACGCTGCAGGACCCGGTACGCCTCTCAGTCCAGGAAGCGGTGGACTATGCCCTGGCCAACCAGAATAGTATTAAAACAGCCAAACTGGATGAACTGATCCAATTAGCCAAAAACAAGGAAGTCAGCGGCATGGCGCTACCCAACATTGCAGGAAACGGCTCCTTCCAGTATAACCCGGTCCTGCAGAAACAAATGAGTAACCTGAAGAACTTTGGTTTGCCGATGGACTCCTTTGTAGTAACTACGTTTCAGCTGAAACACAACGTTACCGGAGAAGTGAGATTAACGCAAACGCTGTTCGATCCCAGTGTACTGGTAGCTTTACAAGCCCGTAAAACACTCGAAGAACTGGTACACAGAAATGTGAAAAAATCAGAAGTAGATGTGAAAGTACAGGTGTACAAAGCTTACTATAATGTATTGTCTGCTGAAAAAGCATTGAAAATACTTTCCGGTAACCTGGTTTCTGTAGAACACCTGCTGCAGGAAACCCGCGAAATCAATAAAAACGGACTGGTGGAAAAACTGGATGTAGACCGGCTGGTAGTACAATATACCAACCTGCAGACAGAACAAACGAAACTCCGTAACCTGGTAGAACTAGGCACTGCTGCCCTCAAATACCAGATGGGCATGCCATTGAAACAGACCATAACGTTAACGGATACACTTTCTACTGCACGAATTGTAGAGAATACGCTGGATACTGATAAATTTGACTACTCCCAGCGCATTGAATACCAACTGGCAGAAACCCAGAAAAAGGCGAATGAATACGACCTGAAAAGGTATAAAATGAAAGGTCTCCCTTCTCTCAGCTTATTTGCTGCTACAGGAGCCCTCCGTGCCAGCGACAAGTTTGATTATTTACAAACACAGATGTGGTACGGTTATTTAAATACCGGTTTGAGCCTCAGCGTTCCCATCTTTACCGGTTTACAACGGAAAAGACAGGTAGATCAGGCTTTCCTGGCCGTGAAGAAAAGTGAGCTGGCGATTGAAAGTGCCAAACAGGGCATTGATCTGGAAAGGGAACAATCTGCTTCTACTTTCCGCAACAATGTACTCTCGCTGGAAGCACAGGAGAAAAACATGGAACTGGCCCAGGATGTGTTTAATACCACCCGGATCAAATATCGGGAAGGGGTAGGTTCCAGCCTGGAAATATCCACTGCGGAGAATGACCTGCTCACAGCCCAGAACAATTATTTCAATGCACTCTTTAATGCTATCGTTGCTAAAGTAGACCTGCTCAGGGCATACGGGAGACTTTAA
- a CDS encoding TetR/AcrR family transcriptional regulator: protein MEVQERIMDTAFGLFRQYGTRSITMDDIAERMGISKKTLYAHFIDKDDLVHQAITRFIAHVTAECIANHNDAKDAIEELFLAMDMLDQRIRNMNPVLLLDMQKFHARAYQVFLDYQHNTLSGIIRENLERGMKEGLYRPDLEINILTQYRIHGCMIGFQPEAFHGQVDLGKVQRVLLDHFLYGVASVKGYKLIEKYKQLSQNQ, encoded by the coding sequence ATGGAAGTACAGGAACGCATCATGGACACGGCTTTTGGCCTGTTTCGTCAGTATGGAACCCGGTCTATCACCATGGATGACATCGCTGAAAGAATGGGTATCTCAAAGAAAACATTGTATGCTCATTTCATCGATAAAGATGATCTGGTGCATCAGGCCATTACCCGTTTTATTGCCCATGTAACAGCGGAATGTATTGCCAACCACAATGACGCAAAGGATGCTATTGAAGAACTTTTTCTGGCAATGGATATGCTGGATCAGCGCATACGTAATATGAACCCCGTGTTGTTGCTGGATATGCAAAAATTTCATGCGCGTGCATATCAGGTATTCCTCGATTATCAGCACAATACCCTTTCCGGCATCATTCGTGAAAACCTGGAAAGAGGTATGAAAGAAGGACTCTACAGACCGGATCTTGAAATCAACATTTTAACACAGTACCGTATACATGGGTGTATGATCGGCTTTCAGCCGGAAGCTTTCCACGGGCAGGTGGACCTGGGTAAAGTGCAGAGAGTACTGCTGGATCATTTTTTATATGGAGTAGCTTCCGTGAAAGGATATAAGCTCATAGAAAAATATAAACAACTATCGCAAAACCAATAA
- a CDS encoding DUF502 domain-containing protein: MSPKLQFKVFAARLLRYFFQGLLILAPIGITALTLYWAFVTIDNIIPKELIPTNAAFRFLKYKGVGFALIILLIVVVGYLSSSFIIGRIFDLFDHLLERTPFIKYIYTSIKDVFDAFVGEKKKFDHPVLVQVYGVDVWEMGFITQADVSNFGLEGYMAVYVPHAYAITGKVFMVPKEKVKALENISAGEAMKFAVSGGVTNI, from the coding sequence ATGTCGCCAAAGCTACAGTTTAAAGTATTTGCGGCCCGCCTGCTGCGGTATTTCTTTCAGGGATTGCTGATTCTTGCACCGATTGGGATTACGGCACTCACCCTTTATTGGGCATTTGTTACGATCGACAATATCATTCCGAAGGAACTGATTCCTACCAACGCAGCGTTCCGTTTTTTAAAGTATAAAGGAGTGGGCTTTGCCCTGATCATACTGCTGATAGTAGTTGTAGGCTATCTGAGTTCTTCTTTTATCATCGGGCGTATTTTTGATTTGTTTGACCACCTGCTCGAGCGCACCCCGTTTATCAAATACATCTACACTTCCATCAAGGATGTGTTTGATGCTTTTGTAGGAGAGAAAAAGAAATTCGATCACCCTGTATTGGTGCAGGTCTACGGTGTAGACGTATGGGAAATGGGATTTATTACCCAGGCTGATGTCAGCAACTTCGGGCTGGAAGGCTATATGGCCGTATACGTGCCACATGCCTATGCCATCACCGGTAAAGTATTTATGGTACCTAAAGAAAAGGTGAAAGCATTGGAAAATATTTCTGCGGGCGAAGCGATGAAATTTGCTGTCAGCGGAGGTGTTACCAACATCTGA